One window from the genome of Penaeus monodon isolate SGIC_2016 chromosome 4, NSTDA_Pmon_1, whole genome shotgun sequence encodes:
- the LOC119570226 gene encoding gamma-interferon-inducible lysosomal thiol reductase-like, whose amino-acid sequence MKAHITFAALVSAFACLSLVEGANPVTVSVYYESLCPDSRRFVVTQLYPVWQDLKEIMLLDVNSYGKSKDSPAGDGYTFECQHGPDECEGNMMLTCAKKHSSEEQYMSFANCTMEELVGIAAGPRCAEVSGVNYTRVEDCFNSVEGQLLQHEVGVKQAELDPPLYYVPWILINEVFTEEQLNAAQEDLRKVVCDAYEDVKPEKCSV is encoded by the exons ATGAAAGCACACATCACTTTTGCTGCCTTAGTTTCGGCCTTCGCTTGCCTCTCGCTTGTC GAAGGTGCCAATCCAGTGACAGTTTCAGTATATTACGAGAGTCTGTGTCCTGACAGTCGTAGGTTCGTGGTTACGCAGCTGTACCCGGTATGGCAAGACCTCAAGGAAATCATGTTGCTCGATGTGAACAGCTACGGCAAATCTAAA GACAGCCCGGCAGGTGATGGGTACACCTTTGAGTGCCAGCATGGCCCAGACGAATGCGAAGGTAACATGATGCTAACATGTGCCAAGAAGCACAGTTCTGAAGAACAGTACATGTCGTTTGCTAACTGTACTATGGAAGAACTTGTTGGTATTGCAGCGGGACCCAGG tGTGCCGAAGTGTCAGGCGTCAATTATACTAGAGTTGAGGACTGTTTCAATTCCGTGGAGGGACAGCTGCTGCAACATGAGGTGGGCGTGAAGCAGGCAGAGCTCGACCCGCCTCTTTATTATGTGCCTTGGATCCTCATTAATGAG GTGTTCACAGAGGAGCAACTCAACGCAGCCCAGGAAGACCTCAGGAAAGTTGTATGCGACGCTTATGAAGATGTCAAGCCGGAAAAGTGTTCAGTTTAG
- the LOC119598628 gene encoding low-density lipoprotein receptor-related protein 8-like, with product MTSAVTFLLVLLCCYYTAGQECSSDEIRCKDSARCIPLRYICDNDNDCGDNSDEDGDLCAAWRSDTCDRGFHNCEKFGDASCVLIQEYCEDSNPPCVGALEPRVCQMLRDGGIQNLSSITVSGATTNLNKSKIRGQELKQVVNLTLSHPACPPLFTLVGDQCLSIMFVNNVTWGESRHLCQLIGGDLITFRNVSHFASVIQHLKETKLTADFWVGGHYVNTEWTWLDGSPMEHGSPFWTVRYSDICRYREVTSSLNITRRVNNGSCYRYYQAPGEFPRGECVALTYQHFYYMSDEDCLHRKSPLCVATDRD from the exons ATGACCTCCGCGGTGACCTTTCTACTCGTCCTCCTCTGCTGTTATTACACAG CCGGCCAGGAGTGCTCTTCAGACGAGATCAGGTGTAAAGATTCCGCGCGATGTATTCCCCTCCGCTACATCTGCGACAACGACAACGACTGCGGCGACAATTCCGACGAGGACGGCGATTTGTGCGCA GCTTGGCGTTCCGATACGTGCGACCGAGGCTTTCATAACTGCGAGAAATTCGGCGATGCTTCGTGTGTTTTGATTCAAGAGTATTGTGAAGATTCGAACCCGCCGTGCGTTGGAGCCCTTGAGCCGAGAGTCTGCCAA aTGTTGAGGGATGGGGGTATCCAGAATTTATCATCGATAACAGTCTCTGGTG CTACAACCAACCTGAACAAGAGCAAAATTCGCGGGCAAGAGCTGAAGCAAGTCGTGAACCTCACCCTCAGTCACCCTGCCTGTCCACCTCTGTTCACCCTCGTCGGGGACCAGTGTCTGTCTATCATGTTTGTCAATAAC GTAACCTGGGGGGAATCACGCCACCTGTGCCAGCTCATCGGCGGCGATTTGATCACTTTCAGGAACGTCAGTCATTTTGCCTCTGTCATCCAGCATTTGAAGGAGACGA AGCTGACTGCGGACTTCTGGGTGGGCGGCCATTACGTGAACACGGAATGGACTTGGCTGGATGGCTCGCCTATGGAACATGGATCGCCTTTCTGGACTGTTAG ATACAGCGACATTTGTAGATATCGTGAAGTGACCTCAAGCCTCAATATCACCAGGCGGGTAAACAACGGctcttgttatcgttattatcaagcACCCGGTGAATTCCCTCGAGGAGAATGCGTAGCTCTAACATATCAACATTTTTACTACATGAGTGACGAAGACTGCCTGCACAGGAAGAGTCCCCTTTGTGTTGCAACAGATCGAGATTAA
- the LOC119570238 gene encoding GILT-like protein 1: MFARAALAAALLAVALAGDDAAPVTIAVYMESQCPDSARFVTEQLYPAWLHLRDILALDINFYGKAQDEPSPGGYVFTCQHGPEECKGNMMLTCAKKYIPSEDSYMVFVNCVMRERAGVWAGYMCAQEAGISYQEIATCSNSFEGQWLLHEVGEKQRRLSVLVSYVPLIFIDGLFSVDLLDAAEANFGKLVCETYRGPKPDSCSFYEFFAQP; the protein is encoded by the exons ATGTTTGCACGCGCCGCCCTCGCTGCTGCCCTGCTCGCCGTCGCCCTGGCTGGT GACGACGCGGCTCCCGTGACCATCGCCGTGTACATGGAGAGTCAGTGCCCAGACAGCGCCCGGTTCGTGACAGAGCAGCTTTATCCGGCGTGGCTTCACCTGAGGGACATCCTCGCACTCGATATCAATTTCTATGGGAAAGCTCAG GACGAGCCGAGTCCCGGAGGCTACGTGTTCACCTGTCAACACGGGCCTGAGGAGTGCAAGGGCAACATGATGCTAACATGCGCCAAGAAATACATTCCCAGCGAGGACAGCTACATGGTATTCGTGAACTGCGTCATGAGGGAACGGGCAGGAGTCTGGGCAGGATATATG TGCGCCCAGGAGGCAGGCATCAGTTACCAAGAAATCGCCACCTGCTCGAACAGCTTCGAAGGCCAATGGCTCTTGCATGAGGTGGGCGAGAAGCAGAGGAGGTTAAGCGTCCTCGTCTCCTATGTGCCCTTGATTTTCATTGATGGG TTATTTTCAGTAGATTTACTGGACGCCGCTGAAGCCAATTTCGGAAAGCTGGTGTGTGAGACATATCGAGGACCCAAACCAGACAGCTGTTCCTTCTATGAGTTCTTTGCACAGCCTTAG